In Portunus trituberculatus isolate SZX2019 chromosome 45, ASM1759143v1, whole genome shotgun sequence, the DNA window acacacacacacacacacacacacacacacacacacacacacacacacacacacacacttgcaactTTTTCGTCACATCTTCCATACAATCAAATTAGAGTATATAATATATCACTATTTACATcaggatgataatgacgataatgatgatggtgatggtgaagatgatggcGACGATGATGATACAGATAATGGCAATGATTAGTATCATCCCCACCACCATTATCGCCACCATCACACAAACCACCACTATCCTGACGCAGTGAGCGCCCaggagcgcgcgcacacacacacacacacacgcgcacacacacacacacacacacacacacaaggccggggaaaagatgtgaagaaggaagacaagattgagagaagaaaggaagagagacagaaaggataCTAGAAAGACAGGGATCGGAGGCGGAGAGactaaaagatgaagaagaaaaaaaaatcgaggatgaggaataggatgaggaggatgaagaggagatagagaggaacATCAACAGGAGAGCAGCTGAACACCAACTTATGTAACCTGTTGCACCGAGCATTGATTTTCTactccctcctccgcctcctcctcctcttcctcctcctcctcctcctcctgtggcccaGATGGTcgttgagaggaagggagggagggagggggaggggatcaGGAGTCTGCTAACTTGCGTCGCACCCTCGTGATGGCTAACAACCCTCACTTACTCTTTCACTTTAAtggcgccaaaaaaaaaaaaaaaaaaaaaaaaaaaaaaaacgaaaaagcgctatttttactatttccttCGTAATATCTTTGAACCTTGGTTTTGCTGTGGTGGGAGAAGTTAACAATATATTTCCTGTGTAAACAATAAGAATACCACCACGAAATTGACGTATataagtatgtatatatatgcatatgtatatatactgtatgtatgtcaattgtatgttttttttatacaattcgTTTATGTTCCCACGTTAACTAAAATCTGCTCCACGCTATTATTAATACAGATAagaagtgatggtagtagtagtagtagtagtagtagtagtagtagtagtagtagtagtagtagtagtagtagtagtagtagtagttagtagtagtagtagtagtagtagtagtagtagtagtagtagtagtagtagtagtagtagtgcaatgatacaacaaaacactcacGTAAGATTAAGTTGGAGCAGGTTTCTTGAAGTGGAGTAGGACTGCGGCAGTGGAAGTGGCGGTGGAGAGCCATCGctgagtggtggaggaggctgcAGGAGTGATAGAGGCTGGGCGGTGAGGTGGAGGCGGGGTGGAGCGGGGTGGTTGAAGAGCGCTGGATGGCGGATGAACGGCATGctgatggtggaggaagaggcattgagtggtggagggagtggtggtagtggagtggtggtggtggtggtggtggtctcggtCTTCAGTGTTGGGAGTAAGTGGAGTTCATTGGTGTTACTTATCGCATTAACTCttatgggtgtgttttgggttccTAACACGATATAACTTATTATTTTATGTCATCTATGTTTATTTTCTCGCTACGCCTGCCCTGttgttgcgtctctctctctctctctctctctctctctctctctctctctctctctctcgtttttagtGGGTCTGATCAGTatttgtgacacacacacacacacacacacccggtagctcagtggttagagcgctggctgcttcacaagccagaggaccggggttcgattccccggctgggtggagatatttgggtgtgtctcctttcacgtgtaggtggtgttcacctagcagtgagtaggtacgggatgtaaatcgaggagttgtgaccttgttgtctcggtgtgtggtgtgtgcctggtctcaggcctatccgaagatcggaaataatgagctctgagctcgttccgtagggtaacgtctggctctctcgtcagagactgcaccagatcaaacagtgaaacacacacacagataatttCAGCAcagacgggaaaaaaaaaaaaaaaaaaaaaaaaaaaaaaaacttgggggGAAGGGACGAAGTGAAGGGGGGGTAGGAGAGTCTATAACATTCTCTTCATTGTCTCCCCACGCTAAATTAGGTGAACAAACTGAATATGTTGACAATTGTTTAGTGGGAAATGTTCGTAAATAATCATAGTTAAATAAATCGTCCAAACTTCAACCAGGAAGTCTATCTTTTCTCACAAATATTgagtgcgtttttttttttttttcagacgtAAGATTCTGTAAATCAATTACATACATTTATGAtttacaagtaaaaaaaaaatatatatatatatatatatatatatatatatatatatatatatatatatatatatatatatatatatatatatatatatatataatggtttTATATAAACAACCAACACCTCAACCTGTACGCTTCAATCTCATTTCAAATCCTAACTTGAGGGTGCCAGCGATGCTCTTTTGTTTCCATGAGCGAGTGTCTTCTGCTGCTGATCCTGTCACTTATATCAGCTGTTGTAAACATGGCCTCCGTCCGGCTGTTCTCCCTCGGCAGAAATGGTAAATATATGGACGTGTGGTGATTAATTAGTAAACATCTACGTATTACGACCATTTTCAATGAACACAAAGACTCCAGGTCAGGGAATAGGTGGGAATATTGACCGGAGAGGCGCGGTGGTGCGAATGATGCTGGGAGTGGTACTGTGCTCAATACACTAACAATACTTGggttttctttgcctctctgGTGAGGTTGACGTTAACTTTGCTATGGGTGTTGCGTCATGTAAGCTGTACTAGTGGTGGACTGTACTCGCGTCAGCCACAACCCAACCCTGTGACGACTTGCTCATCGCTGGGTCAACATTACTTACAATCGACAATGCAATAGGTATACTTATTACACTGTTTCCTAAGTACCTATCCGTGCATATATTTATTTGGGCattgtttctcctctcttctagcCAGCCTTCCCCTACTGAGGTCCTGTGTCCCCGCAGCAGCACAGACACGCTCCTGCTACAAATATGTCACTCCCGAGGACCCCAGCATGGAATGGAAGGACATCACTGACCGAGCAGCTGGCTCCATATTTTGGACTGAGCTtttcagaggtgtgtgtgtgtgtgtgtgtgtgtgtgtgtgtgtgtgtgtgtgagtgagtgtgttacaTTGTGCTAAATTGGAATGTGataatttacttgtttatttaatgCATTTCACTTGACCAGTAAGATTGAATGTTTTGTGTTTCCAGGTGCTGCTGTCACCTTGGGCCACATCTTTAAGGAACCAGCAACCATCAATTATCCCTTTGAGAAGGGACCGCTCAGTCCAAGGTGATCGGCAAAAGCTACACGTATTGATATATTTCAATTACCTATCCTGTGTATTCCTTTGAACTCCATGTATATATTTGAACATAAAATTTGTAAACTGCAAGTTGCCATATACCTTAATGGAGTGTTTTTACATCAGGTTCCGTGGAGAGCACGCCCTCCGCCGCTATCCATCTGGGGAGGAACGATGCATTGCCTGCAAGCTGTGTGAGGCCATCTGCCCTGcacaggtgagggagaaagCTCAACTTGCATTAAACTGATCATTAATTGCTCTATCAACACTATCCTAGCCCAAGATATAGATAAATTGATTGAAGAATTAGATGAAAGATGCAGCAAGCATACATTCATATAATTTACATTGGTTTCTCCTTTcgtctcaaacacacacaggcaatcaCCATTGAAGCTGAGGAGCGTGCAGATGGGGCGAGGAGGACCACCCGATATGACATTGACATGACTAAATGCATCTATTGTGGATTCTGCCAGGAAGCGTGTCCAGTTGATGCCATTGTGGAGGTGAGGTGCCATTTCAACTGTTCAAGTTACTATATCCTGTTAAACCctagtcaaatctcttaagtggCAATATCTGCTAACTCTTTCTGTTGATATAACTTTTTTATTGCCTTTCTCAGTTGATTGTAAATAATAATTGTCAAATTTTGCATAATGCACTCTAAAGTGGTCATCATATGCATTGCTTAATAAAGTTAGATATATTTATGAAATAGAATGACAGGGCATTAGAAGCTTTGTGTGGCAGGTTCAGTTTGAATAACCTGATTGCACTTAAAGTAAATTCAATAAACTGACTGGAAACCTTTGCAGGGTCCCAACTTTGAGTTTTCCACTGAAACTCATGAGGAGCTGCTGTACAACAAGGAGAAGCTGCTCAGTAATGGGGACAAGTGGGAGCCAGAGATTGCTGCCAACCTGCAGGCTGACCACCTCTACCGATAGACTGTAGACTCTCACAACACTGTCCAGCGTTGGTTTTTGTATGGGTCATTTGTCCAGCTCAGTAACTCCTTTGCTTCAAGCCATATGGCTGTGTACTGGGATGGTATACAGTTTGCTGAGTCTGTTTCTTGAAATACCAAAAGGTGAAGTTTATAAATTTTCCTGATAACATTACTTCACAGGAAGAAATCATACAAGCAGTTTGTCATCTTGTATATCAAGAAATGTAATATTAAGAGGATTCAGGATGAAGACATGTTGATGAGCAGTGGAGCTGTGGACTGGACCAGTGACAGTGTTACCTTAAGTGTAGATATTTACTGTAAATAAAAATTacaatgtttatttttgttcatatgCCTTTAAAGCCTGTTGTGTGTATATGTTCACCTCATCCTGACAGGCAGTGTTAGTTTTCAAATATAGGTAGATATACTGTAAATATAactagagggagagggaatctTTTGGCTTGAAATTCAATGCCAAAAGACTGATGATTAAGAGTAAATCACAAAGCCAGCAGTTTATTAAATAATATAGTCCTGTTTTATTAAACTAGCCAAACAGAAGCTTGATGTTAAGGCCATCACAATATGAAGCACATATAAAATTAATGTTGGTCATGGTGAGAGCCCTGCACCTGACACCAGACCCTAGGCCACCAGGTGATGGGTCAACCACCACATCATGAGGGGCTGCAGGCCAGACATGAACAGCAGGAGGTAGAGGCGTCGCTTGTTGCCCACACTGTAGGCTTCCATGGTGCCCCCACTGCCCTGCACTTGCCACCGCAGCGTGCGGAACTGGTACATGGGAAAGAAGGAACTAAATGGCATTTTGCGATTATAAAGCAATGAGCCTTATGCTATCCTTCCATTGGGATCACAAGGCAGAATAGCTAATGGTCTAGCCTTCACTACCAAACACACCTTCAAAGGCAGTCCAGGAGATGACTACTTCATAGCAGGACAACTGGGAAATAGCAGATGTGTTACCACAGCAAATCCAAACAATGGATTTATGCAATGGTTTTATTAGCAACCACCAAGGTCTTGTGCTGAGACACCTCACTTCCGAAAATCAAAGTCAGAAATTTACATATTGGCTGTCACCTCTCAACATGACTCATGAGTTCTGCCAATAAATTACATTTACTGAGCTTCAGTAAATTTCTAACTGTATATATATGACAAGTTCTTCACTATAGATGATTTAAAAACcaagtatatatacatataacaccaAAAATGATGATATCAAGTACAATATTGAGCTTGAGGACCTGGAGAGCAAAGTAACCCTTCTGTGTACTCACCATGAACACAACAAGGCTGAGGCTGCAGTAAGCCAGGACACCATAGTAGCCAAGGCTGTCCATCACCAGGCCAGCCAGGAGGGACACAATCATCCtggatgcaagaaaatagaatgTGTCAAGTTTTATTTAGGTGTGACAGGATTGACATCTACTCCATAGATGTCActttaaataaaactaaatagagGCAAAGCTCACCCAACATATTtgtaagaggaaaaagcaaGCAAATCCAGAGTCTTGATGTGCGTCTGTATGGCTGTGACATAAAGGGTGGCCAGGATGATGAAGATCTCAAGCACCAGCCACACCAAGGCTGAGCTGGCCTGCATCCCCAACACATCCGGAGAAAACCTGGAGTGAAGGGGACATCCATCAATAAGTGTTCAACTGACCTTTTCTTGTCCTTAAGGTTTGTCAGGTGAGTACTGTGTGTTACATCACTATGCCTGACACTATGGCAATGGTGCTGTGGCATGGCAGTTATCTTTACATCACATCCTATTTCATAAATAAAGGCTAAAATACATGttctaaatcacacacaaaaaaataaatgttttagtACCAGTGTGTAAGTGACAAGTTGCTACTCATGaccaacaaaaaagtaaaaatcatgttaattaacactaagaaaaagttaaataaaataaaataaatttacATGATATTTCAGCATTGAGAAAAAATGGTTATGTAAAAAGCTTGACAACAAAGCAGCTTTAAGACACACAGCACACTCCCAAAGTTCAACTGcaacaagaaacatgaacatGAGAACAACCATGGAGGACAGGAATGAATTATTGGCTAGCACATCACTGACCCTGACCACTAGCAGGCAAGTTACCTGTGGAGGAGCTCTGGGCAGTCATCAGTCACGCAACTGTGCACAAAACCCAAACATTACCCATGCAGCTCACGGATAGAGTCTTCCATTAACCTCGGTACAAACTGCTAATGATCATGGAAAAAGGTTTCCCACTCCTTCAATGTGCATACTTAGAACTGTTTAAAGTATACACAGCCCTTAATTCTATATTGACTAGCAATGTATCAAAATCTGACATCAACTTTATCTTAAATCcatatataatgaaaggcttTGCAGACTCTtaatctttgttttatttcaacatttccttcaaacATGAAAGTGGCCCATGATAACAATGACTCTCATGTTTTGCTTCAGTACTTTTCAATACATGAAAGCTACTGATGAACAAATATGTCATTAATTTAAAatctaaagaaaatataaaacagaacCATTAACTTAAATAATTCAGATCTCTAACCCTAAAATATGTTGAGTCTGATAAGAGACTTGCAGCACAGGAAGAAAAACTTCACTAATGTTTCCTACCCTCACCTTTTCTGGAGACCAAGACACAGCCCTGCCACCAAGATGTATGTCACCACAGCCATGAGGGGGATGTAAAGATCTGGTGCATTAACCTCATGTCGAGGCTGTACAGGGTTGTCTTGTTCATATCGCACACTCCAGTCCTGcccatgaaaagagaaagagggaggggagaaagggttctataagtaaatgataaaaaaaaatttgactaTACTTTTTCCCATTCATGCAGCAGAATTGTCTTATGTTCAACACTGTACGTGTTGCTTGCTGATACACAGTGCATTCTGCACAAAGAAACTAATTATGCTGAGAACAGATAATGATCTAATGCAACATCATGAAAACTTCTTCCAAGATGAAATGTACAATACAGGGCTGTGACTCCTGGAGGCAGCCACCAGTCATTACCGTGTGAGtgtaggggaagaggaggagctgtaGTTTCTTCATGACATAGTGAGTGTCGACTGCAAAGTAATACTTGATTTGACTCGTGCTGACgtacttctctatcttcttgtcCATATACTCCCGACCTTGGCTGGCCAGTGACTGTCCATACTGCATGGCCATGTTGGCAACCATGGGGTCCTGCAGCACATGGAACAGTTATGTAGCTCTATGTGGCAACAATACATGACAAAATATATTCCACCACTAGGGCAATAAACAGTGCAACTCAGTAACAGATATGCAACACAACATACAAGTAATACATAAtaagtaacaaaataataataaaaaaacactttctCAGCCTCCAGTCACCTATAAAAGTAATATTACATCAACAAACAAGAAACCTAATGACCTGGAATATCTGTGGGCCAGGCATGTTTCCTGGATAGGCACCATAAGCTTGCTGTCCCTGCTGGCCGCCCTCCCTGGTGTTTGGGTAGCCATAATCCATGCCTCCCCCATACCCTGAAGAGTTTATTATGCATAAGAAAAACCAAGTTTATAATAAAATCAGTAATGAGTTATACTATCTACTTTCCAAAGATGATATTAAAAGATGAGTGAGTTCCGGCCTCACCTTGGTTACCATAGTTGTTGTAGGCCTGGCCACTGGTGTCTTCAAAGAGCTGTGGTTGTGGCCCTCCCTGCTGGGGCAATGGCTGCCCATACGCGTCATACTGTTGTTGGTACTGGGGATCGTACATGGTGGCGCCGTCCCCGGATCCCCGCGACTCCCCACCGGTTGACTTGCGACCACGTACCTGTTGTCCGAAGCGAGCTGTGGGCATGGGCGGGAATTGTCATGTGAGTGAAATAAACAACTCCGCTGATGGTCGTCACTGCAATGGAATCCAATAGAATAAATGTGCAAAATAAAAAGCTTAACATGACAACAAAGGGTTTGAGTTATCTTGTCTATTTTTCACTGACGAGAAAAATGTTGCTCAGAGAATTGAGTAAATATATGAAATTGTCagtttaaggaaaaggaaaataaagattcaATGACTACTAAATTCTTGACTGTAAGGAAAACCACAAAGTATAGAATAACAATCAAGACAGTTTGAAATTGTTTTGAATTTCATGGGGTTTTGCTGACTATATTCCACAATCCTGCTATTTGTAGTCATGGGAGGGTGATGAGCTTCACATGGCAGAGATAAAGAAGACTTGGAGGTTGATGAGTCCTCAGACATCCCAATAACACTTCCTAATTATCTATAGTTTTCCTGACATGTCCTGATTGTCAACTAGAAGGGGAGATTCACAGATTCACACaaatatgaagtgtgtgtgtgtgtgtgtgtgtgtgtgtgtgtgtgtgtgtgtgtgtgtaattcacctcggtcacctgctggtcacccagccagtcttctccattatggAGCAAGCTCAAAGCTCGTAgactgatcttcaggtaggactgagaccacaacacactccacacaccggaaaaatgaggccacaacccctcgagttacatcccgtacctatttactgctaggtgaacaggggccacacattaagaggcttgcccagttgcctcgccgcgccgggactcgaacccagccctctcgattgtgagtcgagcgtgctaaccactacactacgtggtgtgtgtgtgtgtgtgtgtgtttatccttgAATGCTTTTCATTACATTAGTAAAgacatgaggagagagagagagagagagagagagagagagagagagagagagagagagagagagagagagagagagagagagagagagagagagagagagagagagagagagagtttattattTGCTAAAGCAACAAGTCAATGTTATACTATCATTAGGTATACTGCATACCAGCCCAATGGAATAATCATTGTAATACAGTCCTAATACTACAATTATGAAATACATTATGCAATTTGTAAGACTATGCTCAGTTTGATATTAGTATATCCAAGTTACACTCAACAAATCAGAAAGATTATTACTGAAACAAACTCAAGAAGGAAATGGTTAAGGTGAAATATGTAAACTACACACAAACAGTACAAATGAAAGAAGGACTATGGCTACATCTAACACAATAGTACACTAATCTCTAAGTACAATATATCAACTATGCAAGGCAACAAAATCAACTTTATTAAGatgtgaaaatataaacaactcATAAACAATTCAATTTACAATACAGAATTATTAAGTTCTCAAATCATGCACAGTTAAATACTGAAAGGAGATTACCAATAAGTTAATGATATGAAAGTACAATATACATATTTAATATTTAGTATGTAAATATTATACAGGAAAGTACTTCAtaagtgtgtgttatttatatcCCTTTCCTACATATGTATAACAAATTTTAGGAAAATtacatatatatgaatataattAAATGatttaacaacaaaaataaataaataaataaataaatgtgaagGCTGACGGAGTGACACAGTTGAGAGAGGCACCATGACAGATGGACAAGTTCACACATCAGCTGCACATAATttgaaaataaatcaacaaaaatatGACGTACAATGACTAAAACAACTACATTCGTATTACCTGTCTGATACATTGCTCTGTTCTCATTTCCTAAACTTTGAGGTGTTCTCATAAATCATGCAATTTGATGTAGCCTTTTCCTGAACTTGTCATCATCAATTCCTAAGGCAACTTCATACTATTAACTGATTTATTCTGCAATATCTTGAGTAAACAATTCCAACATTTCCATCTAATATACTTGCCTAAAACTGCAACCTTTCACATTCTATAAGAAGATATTCCTACACAGTAATCCTTAGTGGCACATTTCTCAAGGCACAAGAGATAGCATGTCTCTGCAAAACAGCAGCATCACAATTAGTTATCAATTAATTTCACACGAGCAGATTTCACGCAGCAAAGCTCAAAGCTCACCTACCAATGGTCATAACACTTGGGTTGACATGTGTTCGAGTACCTTTTCTGTCCTATAACTCTTCCCGGAGTGGATGCGAGAGTGACGAAAATAGTGCtgcaacacacaacactccaACAGCTGGTCAACGAACCCAGTCGTGCTAGATAACGAGCAGCATTGTGCAGGCGACTCTGACTGGCCGCAACCAAAATGAGGCAAGTGAAGACAACACTTACCTTGCGTCACAAAGCTACGGGAGACACTACACCAAAGAGAGCCTGGCGGGGCGGGTTAGGCGGGTGGGGGCGAGCAGCAAGTCATGCGTGTACCTTTACCAGCACTCTCATGGCACCTCCACTTACACTTCCTCACGCCTGACATAGAGTAGTCCATTTTGGCCAACACCGAGACCCTGGAAAGTGCCGAAACTCACACTATGCGGGGAAATAGCGGGTGGCGGCCAGCTGATGAGTCTTCAAGGTGCCAACAGGGAGTAAACAATCAAGCGAGGCTCTGACACTTCCAGCCACAAACGGGTTTATAAATGCCACATGGTACTCTAACTCACCGATATTTACAtctaaacaataaaacaatattaaATATGTGTTGTTTGATTATGTCTATGTCTATAACTAAAATTCTGCATGCATCTCTAAAACGGCAAATTATTTAACTAGTAGTGTCAATATTGTGATCGAATGAATAAATATTGCATTATATCACTATAAATCTTGTTCTAGATATTTTCTACGTAAGAATTATTATCATAGAAACCTTCATTTGACCCCCGGTGTAACCTGCCCCGCCATTTTCCTGCCGGTCAGCTGAGAGCAAAACAACCGCAGTCTTCGCCGGATATTCCTTCACCATGACTTTCTGGAGGGCTGCTGGACTTAAGTAAGTTGCCCTCTATGTCTGGGAGTAATGGTGGCTGGTCAGGGTGGTGCTAAAAGTGTTATTATTGCAGGCGAGGCAGATAAACAAGAGTGAGACACGGCCAGGGAAGGTTGTGTGTCTGCTTGGGCAAATATAGCAATCGTATCTCGTCTCTGTCATTCCTGGGTGAAGTTAACAGCACCACTCAGACTAAGCTTTGAGTAATATTTTGAATAAC includes these proteins:
- the LOC123519271 gene encoding NADH dehydrogenase [ubiquinone] iron-sulfur protein 8, mitochondrial-like — protein: MSECLLLLILSLISAVVNMASVRLFSLGRNASLPLLRSCVPAAAQTRSCYKYVTPEDPSMEWKDITDRAAGSIFWTELFRGAAVTLGHIFKEPATINYPFEKGPLSPRFRGEHALRRYPSGEERCIACKLCEAICPAQAITIEAEERADGARRTTRYDIDMTKCIYCGFCQEACPVDAIVEGPNFEFSTETHEELLYNKEKLLSNGDKWEPEIAANLQADHLYR
- the LOC123519269 gene encoding protein YIF1B-B-like isoform X4; translation: MYDPQYQQQYDAYGQPLPQQGGPQPQLFEDTSGQAYNNYGNQGYGGGMDYGYPNTREGGQQGQQAYGAYPGNMPGPQIFQDPMVANMAMQYGQSLASQGREYMDKKIEKYVSTSQIKYYFAVDTHYVMKKLQLLLFPYTHTDWSVRYEQDNPVQPRHEVNAPDLYIPLMAVVTYILVAGLCLGLQKSCVTDDCPELLHRFSPDVLGMQASSALVWLVLEIFIILATLYVTAIQTHIKTLDLLAFSSYKYVGMIVSLLAGLVMDSLGYYGVLAYCSLSLVVFMFRTLRWQVQGSGGTMEAYSVGNKRRLYLLLFMSGLQPLMMWWLTHHLVA
- the LOC123519269 gene encoding protein YIF1B-like isoform X2, encoding MDYSMSGVRKSRFGQQVRGRKSTGGESRGSGDGATMYDPQYQQQYDAYGQPLPQQGGPQPQLFEDTSGQAYNNYGYGGGMDYGYPNTREGGQQGQQAYGAYPGNMPGPQIFQDPMVANMAMQYGQSLASQGREYMDKKIEKYVSTSQIKYYFAVDTHYVMKKLQLLLFPYTHTDWSVRYEQDNPVQPRHEVNAPDLYIPLMAVVTYILVAGLCLGLQKSCVTDDCPELLHRFSPDVLGMQASSALVWLVLEIFIILATLYVTAIQTHIKTLDLLAFSSYKYVGMIVSLLAGLVMDSLGYYGVLAYCSLSLVVFMFRTLRWQVQGSGGTMEAYSVGNKRRLYLLLFMSGLQPLMMWWLTHHLVA
- the LOC123519269 gene encoding protein YIF1B-B-like isoform X1, encoding MDYSMSGVRKSRFGQQVRGRKSTGGESRGSGDGATMYDPQYQQQYDAYGQPLPQQGGPQPQLFEDTSGQAYNNYGNQGYGGGMDYGYPNTREGGQQGQQAYGAYPGNMPGPQIFQDPMVANMAMQYGQSLASQGREYMDKKIEKYVSTSQIKYYFAVDTHYVMKKLQLLLFPYTHTDWSVRYEQDNPVQPRHEVNAPDLYIPLMAVVTYILVAGLCLGLQKSCVTDDCPELLHRFSPDVLGMQASSALVWLVLEIFIILATLYVTAIQTHIKTLDLLAFSSYKYVGMIVSLLAGLVMDSLGYYGVLAYCSLSLVVFMFRTLRWQVQGSGGTMEAYSVGNKRRLYLLLFMSGLQPLMMWWLTHHLVA
- the LOC123519269 gene encoding protein YIF1B-B-like isoform X3, which produces MDYSMSGVRKSRFGQQVRGRKSTGGESRGSGDGATMYDPQYQQQYDAYGQPLPQQGGPQPQLFEDTSGQAYNNYGNQGYGGGMDYGYPNTREGGQQGQQAYGAYPGNMPGPQIFQDPMVANMAMQYGQSLASQGREYMDKKIEKYVSTSQIKYYFAVDTHYVMKKLQLLLFPYTHTDWSVRYEQDNPVQPRHEVNAPDLYIPLMAVVTYILVAGLCLGLQKRFSPDVLGMQASSALVWLVLEIFIILATLYVTAIQTHIKTLDLLAFSSYKYVGMIVSLLAGLVMDSLGYYGVLAYCSLSLVVFMFRTLRWQVQGSGGTMEAYSVGNKRRLYLLLFMSGLQPLMMWWLTHHLVA
- the LOC123519269 gene encoding protein YIF1B-like isoform X5 yields the protein MDYSMSGVRKSRFGQQVRGRKSTGGESRGSGDGATMYDPQYQQQYDAYGQPLPQQGGPQPQLFEDTSGQAYNNYGNQGYGGGMDYGYPNTREGGQQGQQAYGAYPGNMPGPQIFQDPMVANMAMQYGQSLASQGREYMDKKIEKYVSTSQIKYYFAVDTHYVMKKLQLLLFPYTHTDWSVRYEQDNPVQPRHEVNAPDLYIPLMAVVTYILVAGLCLGLQKRMIVSLLAGLVMDSLGYYGVLAYCSLSLVVFMFRTLRWQVQGSGGTMEAYSVGNKRRLYLLLFMSGLQPLMMWWLTHHLVA